The window GCCTTCCGGCGCCTCCCTCGCCTTTATATATATTTTATACCTCCCGGCTATCTCCAGAACACTGAAGTCTCCGGCCACCTCAACCCCCTCGACAAATACATCCATGGACACCACTCTCAACTCGCCGAGATCGATCACCCTAGCTGCATTTTCGCCACGCTCGTCTCTGTAGATCGTGATCACGCCACCCCTTGAGAGGCCGTATTAATGTGTTCGTTCATATTTTTATTGGACTAGTCGACGCCATGGACTACGTAAATCTGGGCTCAAGCGGCTTGAAGGTGTCGAGGCTGTGCCTCGGCACCTGGCACCTCCCCGCGTCACGGGAGGTCGACCAATACGGCATACCTAAAGTGGACGTGGAGGAGCTCAGAAAGATAATAAAGAGGGCTTTCGACGCCGGCATAAACTGCATAGATACCGCCAACAGATACCACGGCGTGATGGCCCCCGTGGATCTAAACCACGTGGGCAATGCGGAGAGGATACTCGGCGAGTTGCTCGCCGGATACGACAGGGATTCCTACGTCCTAGCTACTAAAGTCAGAGGACAAATGGCGCCGTGGCCTAACGGCGAGGGTCTCTCCAGGAAGCACATAATGTGGCAGATAAGAGAGTCTCTGAGGAGGTTGAGGACCGACTACATAGATCTATACCAGTTACACGCGCCGGATCCCTCGACGCCCCTCGAGGAGACTATGGAGGCCATGGCAGATCTGGTCCACAGAGGCTTGGTCCACTACATCGGGGCGAGCAACTTCTCCGCAGACGCATATGCCTACATGGCCCACCTGGCGCGGGAGCTACACGTACCCTTTATCTCCGCGCAGGAGCTCTACAACTGGCTGGAGAGGCAGAACGAGGACAAACTGCCAGTGGCAAGGAGATACGGGCTCGGCCTACTCGCCTACTCCCCGCTAGCGCAGGGCTTCCTCACCGGCAAGTACCTCTCCGGCGTGCCCGAGGGCTCCCGGGCGACGAGGCCGGGAGATCTCTCGAAGGAGCTCGTGAAGCGGTATTTGACCCCCGAGAGGCTCAAGGCGCTCCAGGAATTCCACGAGGTGGCCGCGGACCTTGGCGTAAGGGACTCACAGCTGGCGCTTGCCTGGCTTCTCAAGCGGTCCGAGGAGGTCGGGGTGCCGATCGTGCCGATAATAGGGGTGTCCAGACTGGAACAACTCGAGGAGGATCTAGAGGCTTTGTCGGTCAAGCTGAGCTGGGACGCCTACAAGAGGCTGGAGGAGATATACGCTACCCTCGTCAATCCCAGAAAGCCCTAGTGGCGGCGTACTGCCTCTCGGCGTCTACTATAGCGCTCCACAGATCGTCCCCGGCGGCCAGCCTGTTGAGTATCCTGACGGCCGTCTTGGGGCCCACCCCATGGGCCAGCTGCACCAGTACCCCCACCTTTCCGTGCTCCAGTACTATAGACGCGCTGTGTCTCAGCTCGTCGAGCTCCCTGGCCTCCTCCCTATCCAACTTGCGCCTTGCCCTGAACTTCCTCCATATCTCCAAGGCCCTCTCCAGATTTCCCTTGACGACAGCGACGGCGCCGACGCCGCATCTAGGGCAACTTATCCTGTCGGGTAGCAGGTAAGCCTTCCCTCTGAAGGTCCAGCCACAGTTTAGGCAGAGCAACGTGGCCTCCCTATTCAGTATCCTCTTGCGGGCTAGGTCCTTCACCGCCTCCTGGGACAGCCCCCTGTAGGTGAAGTCGACGCGTAGCGCCTCCTCAAGCAACGGCTTGTCGACGGCCGTAGGCCCGGCATATCTCTTGACCTCCACCCTATAACGGCCCGACCTTACGCCGTCTATCAGATCCAAGAGGGCCTTCAAGTCTAGCTTCTCCACGAAGATCTCGTTGACAGCCTCTATGCCCGGCAGATCGTCGGCGTAGGCCTCTATCAGCCTAGGCGGTATGTCCTCGGCGTCTCTCGACAGAAGGCCTACTCTCTGGGCTACCTGTAAAAATCTATACTTAAACATACGTGAGGCCTTTACTGCGTTCATCAAAGTCCTCTGGACATATACATCATCCCTATAGAAGGCCTCCACGAGAGGCTTTTGCACGATAGGCTCTCTGTGGATCAGCAAGACCCTGTACGGGTCTGCCCTATAGCCTATCGGCCCTAGATACGCCGACAGGTGGTGGGATAGGTACATGCCCAGCGCCTCGTTCCCCTTAGAGCCGAGGCATGAATGAACCGTCGCGAACCTCCCGAATAGGTGTATCCTCACCGTTTCCGGCGTGGGTATGTCCTCCTCGGCCAGCCCCTCCACATCGGCTATCCCGGCATATCCGCCTCTGAGGGCTTCCCTCAACGCCATGGCCCTCCTCCTGCAGACGTCCTCCGCTATCTCCCTAGGCACTGGGATCTCCTCCCCTATCCACCCCGGCAGAGCCCCCACGAGATCCAGCTCGGGGTAGAGGAAGACGGCGTCGCCCTCTATTTTGGAGACCGTCCAAGCCCTGCCCGAGAGGATTATCTTGGCCCCCGGCTCGATCGTGAAGACGAACTCCCTATCCAGCTCGCCCACGACCTTTCCGGCGGCTTGGTCGACGGCCCTATACCTCTTCTCGTCGGGTATGGTCGACACGTTCTCGAAGTAGTACTTAATAGAGCCCTTCCTGGGCCTGAGCTGGTCCAAGAGCCCGTGCCTCTGCGCGAAGTCCAGGACGAGCCTCAGATCGTCTGCGGTGAGGCCGGCGTACGGGTGGGCCCTCTTGGCCACCCTCAAAATGTCCTCGAGGGAGAGGGGCTTTCCGTCCAGCCTCGCCTCCAGCGCCATGCCCACTACCTGGTGCAACAGAACGTCCAGCGCGACTTCGTGGTACTCCACCGCCCTCTCCAGCTCCCTCCTCAAGGCCCTCTCGGCTATCGCCTCGGCCTCTAAATAGTCCTCGAGGTCTGACGCCACCACGACGCCTCTGGAGACGGCGTCGAGCCTATGCCCCCCTCTGCCCACTCTCTGGACCAGCCTAACTACTTGTCTGGGGGAGCCGTACTGCACCACCAGCCCTATGTGGCCTATATCTATGCCCAGCTCGAGGCTCGACGTGGCGACCACCGCCTTCAACTCGCCTGTCTTGAGCCTCTCCTCGACCGAGAGCCTGTGATCTCTGGCGAGCGACGAGTGGTGCACCTCCACGCCGCCTCCGAGCAAGGCCTTGAGCTTCGCCGCGAGGAACTCGGCCCCATCCCTCGTGTTGGCGAATATCAGCACGCTTCCCCGCTCCCTCTTTATGAGATCCGCCACGTACTTTAGGCGGGCGAGGGTCTCCGGAGTTACGTCGTACTTCTCTGCGGTTGCGTAGTCCTCCTCGGAAGGCGTTGGGGCGACGACCTCCACCTCGTAGCGCTTGGCGGCCGAGACGTCCACGACCTTGACATCGCGTCCGGAGCCGCCCAAAAAGCCCGCGACGAGCTTGACGTCGCCGACAGTCGCCGACAGGCCGACTCTCTGGAATTCCCCCGCCAGCTCCACGAGCCTCTCGAGGCCGAGAGCGAGCTGGACCCCCCGCTTGCTCCCAACCAGCTCGTGCACCTCGTCCACCACCACATGCCTTACACATCTCAACGAGCTCCTCAGAGATCTGTTGAGGAGAATTATCTGCAGAGACTCTGGGGTAGTTATGAGCAGATGAGGAGGCGATCTGTAGATCTTGCGCCTCGCCGCCTCGGCGGTGTCGCTGTGCCTCACCTCGACCTTAACCCCGACCATGTCGGCCACGGCGGTCAGCCGCCTCAAGAGATCCCTATTGAGGGCGCGGAGCGGGGTTATGTAAAGGGCCTGGACGCAGTCCTTGAGCCCTTCATCGAGCATTCTGGACAGTATGGGGAACACGGCGGCCTCGGTCTTCCCCGTCCCTGTAGGTGCGACTATCAACACGTGTGCTCCTGAGAGGACTGCGGGGATCGCCGCCTCTTGAACTGGCGTGGGCTCTTTATACCCCAACGCCTCTATAGCCTCCCGTAAATCCCGCCTCAATAAGCTAAAGGCCACGCGCGGCGAGTACCTATAAAATAAATAGCTTTGTGCCTATCTATGTCGCTCGGCGCGATCTCGTTCGACATAGACGGTGTCTTGGTAGACGCCTCTCGCCGCCTCTCGATGTGCTTAAACGGCGGCTCGGTTGACTGGGACTGTTTCCTCGACTGCAGTAAGCTAGGTCTGGACTCGCCTAAGTACCGATATATAGAGCTCGCCTTGCGCCTGTACGAAAGAGGCCGCAAGATAGTCGTAGTCACGGGAAGGCCGGAGTACATGAGGCGGTGCACCGAGGCGCAACTTAGGTCCTACGGGGTACCCTTCGCCGGCCTCTATATGAGGCCTCTAGGCGACGTCCGACAAGACCATCTATATAAGGCCGACGTGATGGCTAGACTGATAAGAAGCGGGGTCAAGATATGGGCGCACTTCGACGATAACCTCGATACCGTGAAGGCCCTAAATGCGTTGGGGATAGACGCCGTTCTCGCCTACTGAGCGGGATATAGCCTATTACTCCAACGTGAACACCTCCGTATCGCTGACTATAGTCGGCTCATTGGGCGCGAACTCGGAGCCGAGAAGCCTCCTGTATAGCCTGACCTCCCTAAGCCACGTAGGCTCGGCTACTTGGTATCCCTGTTCCCTCGCCTTGTCGGCTATCTCTATCAGTTGAATTACCCTAGGATGAATAGCCCTTCGCGAACCCGCCGGCACGACGTCGATTATGTGCACGCGGGATAGACTACGCGTCATCTCCTCCAGCTCCTCCAGCCGCCTCCGGGATCTATACGTGCGTCTAACCAACTGACTAGCCCGGGCCGCCACTTTAGGCGCGCGGGCTATCTTCACGCCAGCGACGGCGAGCCCCACGAGGCCCAGAACAGCCCCAGGCGCGTTGAAGAGAAACGCCATGAGGAACGCGGCCGCTGCCGAGAGCCCGACGAATATGCCGAGGGCTTGGAGATCCCGTATCAGATAGCCGCCCAATGCGGTGAGTAGAGCTATCAATAGAGCTAGATAGAGGTCGTTCATAGCTCAATAACGTAACATGCAGATATTGCAACTATTTGTAATTGATTAGAAGTAGATTTCTTTATTTTATTATAGCATTCTTTCAGTATACGCAGTTTACTATCTATATATTTATCTAGATGCGGATCTTTGCCTCTTAGAGATAGCAGATTAGTGGTCTCCTTCTCCAAGGCCCTTAATAGTACCTCAGGCGTCCCGTAAAGTATCACGGCGTCTTCCGCTTAAGCCTATAGTACTGCCTAACCGCCTCGGCCACAGCCTCCGCGTCGAGCACTCCCTTATCGGCCAATGCCTGCAAGAGCTCGGCACGCGCAGTGACCTCCTCTATACCGCCCAGCCTCTGTAGCCAGAACGACCGTTTAAGGTCCATGTTGAAGGCGTCCCGGTTGCGGTCGTAGGTCCCTACCTCCACCAAGCCGAACTCCTCCTCCTTTATCTTTATCCTGTTCAGAGCGGGGTACGGATATGCTCTGAGCCAGACCACCTCTGTGAGCGAGGTGACTCGCCTGCCCCAGTCGAACTTCTTGACAACCGCAACGGCGCTGAAGGCCGATATGTGTTCGGGGGAGACTCCCATGGCTTCTCCAGTCATCCTCATGAAGGCCTCGACCATATCCTCGGCGTGGAAGGTCGTGGCGCCGCCGTGGCCCGTCAATATACCTTGTATCAGCTCGTGTATTTCGCGGCCGCGGCTCTCGCCTATGACCACTATGTCCGGCCTGGCGCGTAGGAGGAAGCGGACTAGGTCTATCAGATATATCGCCGACTCCGAGCCGGGGAGGTTCTTCTGGTAGTCGTAGAGAGGCGAGGTGAACAGGAGGACGGAGTTGGTGAAGCTCTTTGGGAGGCGTATTTCTGGGGTCTCCTCGGCCACCGCTATGCGTTTGTGGGGGAGTAGGACCAGCAACGCGTTGAGGAGCGTCGTCTTGCCGGAGCCGGTGCCGCCTATTATCATTATGGACTTGAGGTTCTCGAAGAGATACCACAGATAGGCCAGCCCCAACGCCGAGATGGTCTTGTTCTTTATGAGCTTGGTGGGCGATATGGGCTCGGGCGGCTGGATACGGACCGAGACGTAAGGCGGGTTACGCGACGTCTTGCCCGACATGGCCGTGGCGAACCTAAGAAGCGCTCCGTTGGGGAGGCGCAGGTAGGTGTCCTGTATAGGGTACTGTTCGTTCAACGGCCTGCCGGTCTCGGCGTACACCCTGCTGATGATTCTCAAGATCACCTCCTTGTCGGTCGGCACTATGTTGGTCTTTATGTTGTAGCCGTAGTCTCTGTGGTCTACGAATATGGGGCTGTCGGTGCCGTTTATGTTGACGTTCTCCAGCCGTACGTCGTAGAGGAGGGGGGTGAGGTAGGAGTAGTCAGCCGCCTCCAGCTGCACGTAGAAACGAACGGGCGCCCTGAGCGGCTTGGGGACGCCCACGTCGCTCATGGCCATGTCTATGAGCTTGCCCAGCTCCTCTCTGGTCATGTCCGGCCTCACAACCTGCCTCGCGGTGAGGTACTCCACTATCTTGTAGACGTACTCGCCCACCTTATCCGAATAGGGGAATGAGTAGTTGACGGAGTAGCAGAAGCCATCCTCGAATTTGTGTATAGTTATTCTGGCGCCCTCGACCCCGTACTCCTCGACGGGTATGCCGGGGCACTGCTCCAGCCTGAACCCTAGCCCGCGCGACGCGCTCATGGCAACCCTGCCGAGGAGGACGTTGCGTTAGCCGGCTTCAGAACGCTTGTGGTAACCATTATTACGATAAACATGGCTAGATAGAAAATCGATAGGTATATAAGGCCGCCCCGCGTCGAGAAGCTCACCTTGGCGAAGAGGAAGTAATAGCCTATGGCCAACATGCCGAACGCCAGATAGAGGAAGTTCATGCCTATGCCGCCTCCGCCGAGGCCGGCCGCCGACACGGGCCCGCCGCCAGCGACGCCGGCCATGGCTTGGCTCATTATAATCATGGAGGCGTTCACGAAGGCCACCATGGCGGCGCCCAGCACCGCGAGGAGCCTCACGATACCTAAGGCTTTGCTCAACTGCTCTCTATAATCGAAGAGCTTTGCGACGAAGTTCTGGAGCTGATCTACTGTGGAGCGGGGGAGGGTGCCCAGCCTGTGTATGTCGAAGAATATCCTGGCGACTATCGCCATTATCGGTTGCATGCCCCTCACGACTATCTCCTCCAGCTCCGTCATGCCGGACTTTATCGCGTTGAGCATCGAGGCAGCTCTCGGGGTGAAGTCGCCGAAGTTGCCGTAGGTGACGGCGTTCTCCATGGCTCTAACAACCGAGGGGGAGCGCTTCAGCTCGTCGAGCACGACGTATGTGAAGTCCATGAACCCCCTCTCGAAGGACCGCGCGTTGACTCTCTCCCTAGTGACGAAGTAGCCGAGGCCCGCTATGGCGGCGGCCGCGAGGGGCGTGTATGTGCCGAAGTTGAGGAAGAAGCCCAAAATCATCATGGCTACGCCGGATATCAAGGCGAAGATTAGGGGCCACAGCCTGAAATCCATCTTCAACAGAGGCACGTTGATGATCAAGCCCATCACGGCGCCCATCACTGCCGGTAGCAATCCGCCCATCAAGATAAAGACCCCGGCGTTTCCGCGCCCCACAACTATCGCCGTGACTGACACCATGGCAAGCCCCACGATCGTCGCCGAGATGGCCGAGACGAGGGAGTCCATCCTCCTCTGCATCCCTGTGGAGAACTCCACCATGTCCATGTCCATATACAGCGAGAGCTTCGCTATTATGTCCTCGCCGACTCTAAGCGCTGTATAGAGCGAGTTGAAGCGGTAGATGAGCTTCTGGGGAGCTAGCTTCTCGACGGCGCGCTTCAAGGCGTCTAGGGGCTCCATGCCCAGCATCCTCGTGTTGTTCCAAGCCGTCGCGGCGAGGGTCCTTATGCCCGGTAGCTCCTTATATCTCATCATGCGCTGTATGGCGAGCTCCAGAGGGGCCTTGGTCGCGAAGGTCATCTGCACGAGCACCGTGAGGAACGGGATCTCCATGTTCAACATCTCCCTTATGGAGGTTGCTCTGACCCTTATGATGACTTTCGGCATGAATATGAGGAATACGCCGAGTCCGAGGAAGAGCGGCCCCAACGGAAACGCCTTTGCCAACGTGAAGAAGGCGCCCAGGGCGGCTAAGGCGACGCCGCCCAGGAGCGCGAGCCTGATAGTCTGTCTAAACCTCAACGGATCTAGATCGGTCCGCTCGATGCCCTTCATAAGGAAGTTATATACGTTCACGAACTCCGTCGGACTATCTCTATTATATTTTTTCCGTCAACGAGTCGCCCACATATAGCGCCACGGATTTTCGAGGTTGTCCGTCTAGAGATGCCCATCTGGACAGCTAGTGGGCATCTTTAGCTGTCCAGACAAGGATTTCGCTAGGAGGACGTCGTGCGGTACGGCCCATTGACCTCCTAAAAGCTTAGCCTCTAGGTGAATTGCGCTTCTGCGGTATATGTAATTACATTTATAAAAACCCGATATTGCCATTGCGATGAAGTTCGTGGTGTTGACAAAGGCAGCGGTACCTCTCTCCACGGCGATAAGGATAGATCCCAAGACAGGCACCCTGGTTAGGGAAGGCGTGCCTCTATCGACAAACCAATGGGATCGCGACGCCGTTGAGTTCGCGCTGAAGTTGAGGGATAGGTATGGGGGAGAGGTCATAGCCATATCCATGGCCCCGCCGTCAGGCATACCGGCTCTGGAGAGCTTGATAGGCATGGGAGTTGACAAGGCCATATTGGCCACCGATAGGGCCTTCGCCGGCGCCGATACTTGGGCCACCTCGTTCGTTTTAGCCAAGACGATTGAGAAGTACGTGCCTGACTACACGTTGATCTTGGCAGGCGAGGAGACCGTAGACAGCACGACGGCCCACGTAGGCGCCCAAGTAGCCTCCCACCTCAATATCCCCTACGTCTACTACGTCTACGACGCCGAGATACAGGGGAACAAGATTAGGGTGAAGAGATTTCTCGAGGACGAGGGCGTCGACGAGTTCTACGAGATGGATCTCCCGGCGTTAATATCCGTCGCTAAGGGCACACAAATGCCGAGGGAGATCAGTCTGTCCCGGAAGCTAAATGCGAGGGAGAGGATAATACAAGTCACAAACAAGGAGCTGGGGCTAGATCCCGAGTGCGTGGGCTTGAAGGGGTCGCCTACCTTCGTGGCGACGCAGACCGGCGCGACGTTTCCCCCGAGGAAAAAGAAGATATTCCAGGGCGACCCGCGCGAATCAGTCAAGGCGTTCGTGGAGGAGCTCAAGAAGGAGGGGTTGTTGTAGCCATGCCCTGCAAGCTCTGGCCCGAAATAAACAAGGAGGAGTATAAAGGCGTTTGGGTATACCTAGAGCACGACGGCGCCAAGCTCAAAGACGTCGCCCTCGAGCTGTTGGGCAAGGCGCGGGATC of the Thermoproteus uzoniensis 768-20 genome contains:
- a CDS encoding aldo/keto reductase, with the translated sequence MDYVNLGSSGLKVSRLCLGTWHLPASREVDQYGIPKVDVEELRKIIKRAFDAGINCIDTANRYHGVMAPVDLNHVGNAERILGELLAGYDRDSYVLATKVRGQMAPWPNGEGLSRKHIMWQIRESLRRLRTDYIDLYQLHAPDPSTPLEETMEAMADLVHRGLVHYIGASNFSADAYAYMAHLARELHVPFISAQELYNWLERQNEDKLPVARRYGLGLLAYSPLAQGFLTGKYLSGVPEGSRATRPGDLSKELVKRYLTPERLKALQEFHEVAADLGVRDSQLALAWLLKRSEEVGVPIVPIIGVSRLEQLEEDLEALSVKLSWDAYKRLEEIYATLVNPRKP
- a CDS encoding DEAD/DEAH box helicase, translating into MAFSLLRRDLREAIEALGYKEPTPVQEAAIPAVLSGAHVLIVAPTGTGKTEAAVFPILSRMLDEGLKDCVQALYITPLRALNRDLLRRLTAVADMVGVKVEVRHSDTAEAARRKIYRSPPHLLITTPESLQIILLNRSLRSSLRCVRHVVVDEVHELVGSKRGVQLALGLERLVELAGEFQRVGLSATVGDVKLVAGFLGGSGRDVKVVDVSAAKRYEVEVVAPTPSEEDYATAEKYDVTPETLARLKYVADLIKRERGSVLIFANTRDGAEFLAAKLKALLGGGVEVHHSSLARDHRLSVEERLKTGELKAVVATSSLELGIDIGHIGLVVQYGSPRQVVRLVQRVGRGGHRLDAVSRGVVVASDLEDYLEAEAIAERALRRELERAVEYHEVALDVLLHQVVGMALEARLDGKPLSLEDILRVAKRAHPYAGLTADDLRLVLDFAQRHGLLDQLRPRKGSIKYYFENVSTIPDEKRYRAVDQAAGKVVGELDREFVFTIEPGAKIILSGRAWTVSKIEGDAVFLYPELDLVGALPGWIGEEIPVPREIAEDVCRRRAMALREALRGGYAGIADVEGLAEEDIPTPETVRIHLFGRFATVHSCLGSKGNEALGMYLSHHLSAYLGPIGYRADPYRVLLIHREPIVQKPLVEAFYRDDVYVQRTLMNAVKASRMFKYRFLQVAQRVGLLSRDAEDIPPRLIEAYADDLPGIEAVNEIFVEKLDLKALLDLIDGVRSGRYRVEVKRYAGPTAVDKPLLEEALRVDFTYRGLSQEAVKDLARKRILNREATLLCLNCGWTFRGKAYLLPDRISCPRCGVGAVAVVKGNLERALEIWRKFRARRKLDREEARELDELRHSASIVLEHGKVGVLVQLAHGVGPKTAVRILNRLAAGDDLWSAIVDAERQYAATRAFWD
- a CDS encoding HAD family acid phosphatase gives rise to the protein MSLGAISFDIDGVLVDASRRLSMCLNGGSVDWDCFLDCSKLGLDSPKYRYIELALRLYERGRKIVVVTGRPEYMRRCTEAQLRSYGVPFAGLYMRPLGDVRQDHLYKADVMARLIRSGVKIWAHFDDNLDTVKALNALGIDAVLAY
- a CDS encoding type II/IV secretion system ATPase subunit, with translation MSASRGLGFRLEQCPGIPVEEYGVEGARITIHKFEDGFCYSVNYSFPYSDKVGEYVYKIVEYLTARQVVRPDMTREELGKLIDMAMSDVGVPKPLRAPVRFYVQLEAADYSYLTPLLYDVRLENVNINGTDSPIFVDHRDYGYNIKTNIVPTDKEVILRIISRVYAETGRPLNEQYPIQDTYLRLPNGALLRFATAMSGKTSRNPPYVSVRIQPPEPISPTKLIKNKTISALGLAYLWYLFENLKSIMIIGGTGSGKTTLLNALLVLLPHKRIAVAEETPEIRLPKSFTNSVLLFTSPLYDYQKNLPGSESAIYLIDLVRFLLRARPDIVVIGESRGREIHELIQGILTGHGGATTFHAEDMVEAFMRMTGEAMGVSPEHISAFSAVAVVKKFDWGRRVTSLTEVVWLRAYPYPALNRIKIKEEEFGLVEVGTYDRNRDAFNMDLKRSFWLQRLGGIEEVTARAELLQALADKGVLDAEAVAEAVRQYYRLKRKTP
- a CDS encoding electron transfer flavoprotein subunit beta/FixA family protein, producing MKFVVLTKAAVPLSTAIRIDPKTGTLVREGVPLSTNQWDRDAVEFALKLRDRYGGEVIAISMAPPSGIPALESLIGMGVDKAILATDRAFAGADTWATSFVLAKTIEKYVPDYTLILAGEETVDSTTAHVGAQVASHLNIPYVYYVYDAEIQGNKIRVKRFLEDEGVDEFYEMDLPALISVAKGTQMPREISLSRKLNARERIIQVTNKELGLDPECVGLKGSPTFVATQTGATFPPRKKKIFQGDPRESVKAFVEELKKEGLL